The window gcattgccgtttaggtcatattggtgtaaagcgcatgaagaaacttcattctgatggactttttggaatcacttgattatgaatcacttggtacttgcgaaccatgtctcatgggcaagatgactaaaacgtcgttctccagaactatggagcgagcgacatatttgttggaaatcatacatactgatgtatgtggtccgatgaatattggggctcgcggcgggtatcattattttctcaccttcacagatgatttgagcagatatgggtatatctacttgatgaaacataagtctgaaacatttgaaaagttcaaagaatttcagagtgaagtggaaaatcatcgtaacaagaaaataaagtttctatgatctgatcgtggaggagaatatttgagttacaagtttggtctttatttaaaacaatgcggaatagtttcgcaactcacgccacccagaacaccacaacataatggtgtgtcccaacgtcgtaatcgtactttactagatatggtgcgatctatgatgtctcttactgatttagcgctatcattttggggttatgctttagagacggctgcattcacgttaaatagggcaccatctaaatccgttgagacgacgccttatgtgaaaaatcttcaacctgataagctcgaacccaaatcggagaaatgtgtcttcataggatacccaaaggagactgttgggtacactttctatcacagatccgaaggccagacattcgttgctaagaatggatcctttctagagaaggagtttctctcgaaagaagtgagtgggaggaaagtagaacttgatgaggtaactgtacctgctcccttattggaaagtagttcatcacataaatctgttcctgtgacttctacaccaattagtgaggaagctaatgatgatgatcatgtaacttcagatcaagttactactaaacctcgtaggtcaaccagagtaagacccgcaccatagtggtacggtaatcctgttctggaggtcatgttactagaccatgatgaacctacgaactatgcggaagcgatgatgagcccagattccgcaatatggcttgaggccatgaaatctgagatgggatccatgtacgagaacaaagtgtggactttggttgacttgcccgatgatcgacatgtcattgagaataaatggatcttcaagaagaagactgacgctgacagtaatgtcactgtctacaaagctcgacttcttgcgaaaggttttcgacaagttcaaggagttgactacgatgagactttctcacccatagcgatgcttaagtccgtccgaatcatgttagcaattgccgcattttatgatcatgaaatttggcaaatggatgtaaagactgcattcctgaatggatttctggaagaagagttgtatatgatgcaacctgaaggttttatcgatcgaaaggatgctaacaaagtgtgcaagctccagcgatccatctatggactggtgcaagcatcttggagttggaataaacattttgatagtgttatcaaagcatatggttttatacagacttttggagaagcctgtatttacaagaaagtgagtgggaactttgtagcatttctaatattatatgtggatgacatattgttgattggaaatgacatAGAATCtgtggatagcataaaaggatacttgaataagagtttttcaatgaaagacctcggtgaagttgcttatatattaggcatcaagatctatagagatagatcaagacgcctaattggactttcacaaagcacataccttgataaagttttgaagaagttcaaaatggatcaagcaaagaaagggttcttgcctgtgttacaaggtgtgaagttgagtcagactcaatgcccgaccactgcagaagatagagagaaaatgaaagatgttccctatgcttcagccataggctctatcatgtatgcaatgctgtgtaccagacctaatgtgtaccttgctattagcttagcagggaggtaccaaagtaatccaagagtggatcactggacaacggtcaagaacatcctgaaatacctgaaaaggactaaggatatatttctcgtttatggaggtgacaaagagctcgtcgtaaatggttacgtcgatgcaagctttgacactgatccggataactctaagtcacaaaccggatacgtatttatattgaacggtggagctgtcagttggtgcagttctaatcaaagcgtcgtggcgggatctacgtgtgaagcagagtacatagctgcttcggaagcagcaaatgaaggagtctggatgaaggagttcatatccgatctaggtgtcatacctagttcatcgggtccaatgaaaatcttttgtgacaatactggtgcaattgccttggcaaaggaatccagatttcacaagagaaccaagcacatcaagagacgcttcaatttcatccgcgaccaagtcaaggagggagacatagagatttgcaagatacatacggatctgaatgttgcagactcgttgactaagcctctctcacgagcaaaacgtgatcaacaccaagactccatgggtgttagaatcattactatgtaatctagattattgactctagtgcaagtgggagactgaaggaaatatgcgctagaggcaataataaagttgttatttatatttccttatatcatgataaatgtttattattcgtactagaattgtattaaccagaaacttagtacatgtgtgaatatatagacaaactaagtgtcactagtatgcctctacttgactagctcgttgaatcaaagatggttaagtttcctagccatagacatgagttgtcatttgattaacgggatcacatcattagagaatgatgtgattgacttgacccattccgttagcttagcatttgatcgtttagtatattgctattgctttcttcatgacttatacatgttactaggactatgagattatgcaactcccgaataccggaggaacactttgtatgctaccaaacgtcacaacgtaactgggtgattataaaggtgctctacaggtgtctccgaaggtacttgttgggttggcatagatcgagattaggatttgtcactccgattgtcggagaggtatctctgggccctctcggtaatacacatcactataagccttgcaagcaatgcaactaatgagttagttgcgggatgatgtattacaaaacgagtaaagagacttgccggtaacgagattgaactaggtattgagataccgacgatcgaatctcgggcaagtaacataccgatgacaaagggaacaacgtatgttgttatgcgatttgaccgataaagatcttcatagaatatgtaggagccaatatgaacatccaggttccgctattggttattgaccggagacgtgtctcggtcatgtctacatagttctcaaacctgtagggtccgcacgcttaacgttcggtgacgatcggtattatgagtttttgtgttttgatataccgaaggtagttaggagtcccggatatgatcacggacatgacgaggagtgtcgaaatggtcgagacgtaaagatcgatatattggacgactatgttcggacaccggaagtgtttcgggaggtttcagacatataccggagtaccagggggttgccggaaccccccggggagtatattgggcctaatggtccttagtgggagaagaggaggggcggccagggcagccgcgcccccctccccctctagtccgaattggacaaggaggggggtgcgcccacctttccttctctccttctctcccttccttcccctctcctactcctacttggaaggggggagtcctactcccggtgggagtaggactcctcatggggcacGCCATAGGAGGccgaccccctccccctcctccactcctttatatacggggagggggcaccccttggagacacaacaattgatcattgatcttttagccatgtgcggtgccccctccaccataatccacctcggtcatatcgtagcggtgcttaggcgaagccctgcgtagttagcatcatcatcactgtcatcacgtcgtcgcgctgacggaactctccctcgaagctctgctggatcgaagttcgtgggacgtcaccaagctgaacgtgtgctgaactcgaaggtgccatgcgttcggtacttgggtcggtcggatcgtgaagaagtacgactacatcaaccgcgttctcataacgcttctgcttacggtatatgagggtacgtgggcgacactctcccctctcgttgctatgcatcaccatgatcttgcgtgtgcgtagataatttttttgaaattactacgttccccaacataaatCATCGGCAAGTTTAACGTGTCTAAATGGAGGAGAAATGCCACAAGCCTTGGTGTTACCAAAAAGGTCGGATCATGCTAAAAAAATCTAAAAGGGTGCAGATTGTGCTAAAGTTTCCTGAAAAGGTCAAAACAATGATTTTGGCTTGCTTTTCCGTCACTCGTAAATCAGTGAGCAATTTAAAGTTATAGGTACACCTTGAGAATCTTCCCCATCTCTGTGACTTAAGAAGCATTTTCTAAATTCCATGGCCTTTGATGGTTCTTGGGATACATCCAACTTTCCATACATTTTTCGAAAATGACTCTTTCCATACATTTTGTTATAAAGGTTCAATAGAAGTACAAAGAATCCCTAACATGATAAAAATTACATCGAGGTCCCTGAACCACTAAACGACCACTACCACTGCCAGAAAAACACGCCGTTATGGTCGCTCCCATGCCGGTGCCGGTCTAACCTTGTCGACGAAAGCCGAGAAAGTCTTCGTGCATGTGTCCCTAAGGACCAGCGCCTTAGAGACACAGTCACCGCAGTGAAACTCTTGAATCGATCTGAATAACCTGACATGAAATCTTGGCACCGCATATGCACAAAGAGAAACCCTAACCTCGGTGCCCCGAGGAGATGGCAGAAATCTACGCTGAAGCTCTATCTATTCCATCCTGACGGACGAACTTGAAGGAGGCTGGAGTGAAAGACTGACTCAAAGAATAAGCGTCACCATCAGTCAAAACGCCGCCCCTACAAGGACTACAAGCCTAACCTATCTACTAGCTGGAGCCAATGCACACCATGGGAAGACAATTTCACAGGCTCGCCGGGAGAGAACAAGGGAAGGAATTTTTTGCCCTTGTCGCCTTGCGAAAGGTGAAATAAGTCCGAGCAACTTTCCAGCTATTTGTTGATAGGACAGCAGGAAATGCTACCAGCTTTCATGTGGCTATGGAACGCCTGTTGTCATAAAAAAGTTTACTTTTAACATCTTTTCCACAACAGACTCAATACAAGGTATATGCTACAAAAAGGAATTTTCTTTGTGCTAGACTACAAGAACTATGTACATGTGGAAGACCTATTAGAGTGCATGCATCACTTGTTCTTTTTCTCTGTGCATACTCAATGCCCATGATTTGGAAAAAACAATACAACGATTCCTAATGACTATTGTTCATCCTGGGAAATGGAAACATAATGTAGGATTTTTTTTCAACGTAGAGTTTTGTTTTTAGAGCTTTTTAGGCTAACCACATACTTTATTTATTGCTCAAGAATATTTTGAGGAATACAATGGACATCCGGAGGTTAAAGGAGCCACACATGACGTCCAAGAGAGAGACTAAGCCCGTACTTAGCGTTAGCGAGACTATGTGCCTTGATGTTTGAAGCCCTACCTTCAAAAACAAAGGAAACATGCTGGAAATCTGAAGACATGAGCTTAATTTCCGGATAATGTGACCATACTTGCCACATTGCCTTGAGATATATTTGAGACCACCTCCTTGAAATCAGATCCTACTATAATATGCGTTTGTAATAGATCAACAACCAATGCCATCGCTTCTGGACAAGCCAGTGCCTTGAGAGATGTTGGACCGGACATCCCATCAATCACCATCGTGAGGCACCCAGCTAAGCCCCTTCATTGCTTTTGCAAATTGTTCCCACTGCACCCCGCCTATACGACCTGGACAACGCTCCATCCACTTCGATTTTGCTATAGCCCATTGGAGGTGGCACCCACCTCGGCGTAGCAACACGATGAGCCTAGTTACATGGTGGAGCAGGTGTAGGTTTGGTGGCTACTAAATCGGATGTGAAACGATCAATGAATGCAACACTGGGACTTAGGAAGTCATTTTCGTGGATCGCCTTCCTCCTTGAGTGGCACCAACACCCGGATCAAGTCTTTGTGCGGGAGTGTCTCCATGGTAGAAAAAATCCATCGTCTTGCGTCAAGTTCAGTTGTATTGCTGATGATACCCACAAAATCTTCGTCTTCAAGGGCCCAAACGCATCTAGACATAGTGCATTCCACCAATGAATTTCACCATGCGTCCTCGCTTCCATGTAGAGTGCAATTACTTGTGGTTGTCATGTTACGGGAATGGAGCAGGTTCGCTGACGGGATAGATTACCATGCTAGTGTCCAAAGAAAAAATATGATTTTTAGGGCACTTAATCCTTCCACATATTACACCAAGATTTTTTTTTGCTCCGTTTCAGCATTGGACGAATCTCCTTGGCCCTCTAGCCACGTCTCACGCCGGATCTTCATTCTGACCAGCATATGATAAGCTGATCTAACGGAAAAAACGCCTTTAGGGTCGTGACTCCATGTCCAAAAGTCGTCAACCGGTCTGGTGCATAATGGTATAACAAGAATTGCCTCGGCGTTGAAGGCTATGAATGTGTTCCTGACTACTCCATGATTCAAGTTTGCCTCATTATGTAATATTAGCTCGCTCGCCATTTGAGACGGGCTGCCTGTTAGGTTTGTGATGGGTCTCATGTTGAAATCCCGAGGCAACCAGCTTTCACGCCATATGTGTTTCGTTTGGCCATTGCCAACTCTACGAGTTAACCCATGAGTAAGAATGCCCCTGTCTTCAAAAGTTATATGCCAAACCTGTGACGGTGAGCTGCCCAATTTAGATTGCAGGAACTCTATATTTGAGAAATGCTTTAACTTTAGAATTCTAGCACTCAGAGAGTTTGGTTCCTGGAGTATATGCCAGTCCTGTCTCGCTAATAGAGCTAGGTTAGAAAGTTTGATGTCTCTGAAACCTTGGCCTCCCATGTACTAGGGCCTTGTTATTACTTCCAAGGAAACCCAGCTGgcttttcttttttcttccttGCTCCCCATCAGAACTTCCTGATCAGTGAGTTAATATGATGACATAGTCCTCTAGGGAGTTTGAAATATGAAATGAAATAAACAGGGACAACCTAAGCAAAATGACTTTATTAGAACGTCTTTTTCACCACCACGAGCAGATAATAGTTTCTCCATCCATCCCTTGACCTTATTCCAAACTCTATCATGTAAGTACTTGAAAGTGTCATTTTTTGAGTTGCCAACATCACTTGCATCCCTTTTTTTTCAAAAAGAGTTTTAGTTTTTCTGAGAATAAAAAGAGTTTCTTTTGGTACTTCAAGTTTTTTTAAAGAAACCCGAGCTTTATTCATTAGAAACAACAATTACGTCATTTATGAGAATTGGTACGACTTCACTATTTGGCTCCTCGAACCATTCAGAAATGAACGAAAATCTAGCCAATTTGGCAAGTTCTGAGCAACTTTGTTCTCTTCTCCATTACTATGCTCGAATTTAGAAATAGAAAAAAATCACAAGCAAattaaaacaatcatcaaaaATTGCCGCCGCTGCCCCCGACGATCGTCCTCCTTCCTTCATGGTGTCGATCACCTACATATTATAATGTGGTTGCTTCCTGTCCCTTGCGCCAGCGATAGACCGAATTTTTTTAGGTCAGAGTTTTAGCCATCAGTACATCCGCGCACCAGTTAATCTCACCATTTCCCGAGCAATGGATCTACCTTTGTCGTCTCTTAAAACCGCCCCATCGTATCCCTGAGTAAATCATGATCAAAAGAAGCATCAAGTTAAGTTTAACAAACCCCGTCGGGAGGCAAGACCATCCTCCTCTGGAAACCTTTGGCGAGGAAGCAATAACAAAATCGGCTGTACGAGCACGTACTTCAAGTTTTGTTTTTAGAGCTGATGAAAAAAAAAGAGTTTTCCTTTTCCCGACGACGAGCTGcattttttttttgagacaaacgAGCTGCAATGAATTTACACCGTCGTGATCGGCCGAGCGCCCAAGCCCAGTTACTCAGCTAGGCTATCGGTCCATCCGGCCCAGATcgaacacaaacagaaactcccGAATACGTATTCTCTCAGCAGAGACGTACTCACAACACTACGACTCGCTCCCACCACCGCGCGTGCCGTGTCAGGCGGCCATCGCGCTACGCCGGCAGCCGCCACTGAACATCTGGACCAAACCCCCGCTGGCCACCACCCAGCGCGGCTGCAAAGGCCCCCGGGACTCTATCCTAGACGAGAGTGAAGAGGTCTTGAGAGAGAGATGGTCTGGGCGCTGACCCCCGTCGGCACAGAGCGCGGTGTgccacccccttccccccctcCGATTCCGCAGACCTCGTAGTGCACAGATTTTTCCTTTCAGTTTGGTGATGAATGGTTTCCATGGGGTCTTGCAGGGGCGCAGAAGTACTACATCTCCGCCGCCGGGACGTACACGGTCGGCCGCAAAGGTCTGTTGTTTAAGGCTTGTTGGTTCATTAAGGTTTTGTTTCTGCGTGCAATTACTGGTCAGTACATAGGTTGGTGATACGATAGCTGTGTTAGCGGTTCAATCGTTGAGTTCCTGTACACAACCTCTCGGCAGGATGGAAAAAAGGAGATGACGTTTTGGGATTCAGATATGCTGATTGATTCCTACGATTTTAATTTGTGTCCTGTCTCTTCATTTGTCTGAAATAAATGCAGTCTATAGTCAAGGATTTTATCTTTGTTACTGTATTTACTAGACCATCAAGGACAAGAGCCACACTCTTCTTTTCAGTAAAGTTGATATGGTCTCCATTTGTGCAAGCCCCTAAAACTGATAGATTATCAATATAGTAGCATGTGATTTGGAATTCATAGACTATCAGTATACATTGAACATCATGTATGAGACTGTAGATTGACACCGGCATTTCTGCTACAGATTGCGATATCGTTCAAACAGAAACGTCGATATCCCGAGTGCATGCGGAGATAGCAGTTGAAAAGATGGTTGCCTGGGAGCCACGTTCTGGTGCTCCAGCAAGCCCTTCATGTGTCAGTGTAGTTGATCGTTCAAAATATGGCACATTTGTCAACAAGGTACAGGGGACCCAGGGCAGTCGTCTACGTAAAGATGAAGTTGTGGTGCTTTCCGATGGCGATACCGTGACTTTCGGAAATGGCAACATGACCTTTAGGTTAGTATAAAAGAAAAATGGGGCAACGGTATGCTTGTGCCTTCTTCCCTGCTCACACATCTTTTTTTAATTAGCATGCGCAACTATCTGTAAGAAATGATTGTCAATGCATGCAATCATTTTTAATGTTTTTTTTTGCTTATTTCATATATGTACTGGTGCTTTGGTTGAAAAGGTGGATGTATAAGTTGCACTTAGTTCTGTTGATATTCCTGACAGGTTCTCGTTTATCCCCATAGTGGTCTTTTTTCATGGCAAAAAGTCGGCACGAATTGATCGATCATTGCAGGCAGTCATGACATCTATTGGTTAGTGGTAACTACACTTGTATGATGTACTTGCTGTCGGTTCATTAGTAAGCATAGGTTTTGCCATGCTTGTTGCTACTTAATTTTGATGTCGGTATTATCCTTCTAAGGTGCATATGTTACTCGTAAGTGGATTGATACATGTACACATGTTCTTGTGGATGAATCATCTCCATTGACACCTGAGCTCCTTGATGCAATCATCACAAAAAAGCCAATCATCTTGGGAAACTGGTTCAAGGTACTTTCCTTTGTCCCTCCTGCAGCATTGCTTGGATGCTCGTATGGTATTTTTTAGCCAGAGAACCTGAATTATGCGAATAAAATTCATGCATATAGATGGACAGAGGAGGTCCTCTGGTGTGATTCTGTAAATTATATAGCAATGATCAACTATTTCACTTGTGTCATTTACACTTTCTTATTCATATGTATATTTCAGGTTTGAGTTCTTGTTTTGATCTGTTTCAGGCGATGGCTGAAAAGAACATACACACGGAGATCCCTTCTTGTACACAGTAAGCTGTGGGCAACCTTCAGCACCTGAGTTGTAGTTTCTGTTGATTCTTGCATCAACTTGTGGTTCTCCCGTAACAACAGATGGTGATATATTCATGGTACTTGATCCAGATATATTCCAAACTTGACTCTTGATGGGATGGATATAAAGATGGTTGAGAACAAGCTCATGGAGAATTGCCTAGCAGGCCATACTTTTATCCTGGGGTCGTCAGAAAAGGTGGTGTATGTTAAAGTTGAAAGGATATCATCAGGCGTTTTGCTGTTGACTAACGTTATTCAATTGCAGTATAAATTTGGAGAGAAAATACAAGAGCTACTGGAATCAACTGGAGCAAAATATCTCAGTATCGAGGAGTTTTGTGCTAACAGCCAGGTAAGTGTTCTAATATGTTAtaaattttttttctttttcttttgaggATACCTTTGAGGAATAATGCATTTTCTCTTTAAAAACATAAGGCACCCAAATTCTAGATGAAGAGGGCTTGAGCTGATAATAATGTCAGTTACTTATTCCGGTGCTACCTTATGTGATTGCTTCATTGCCTCTATTTGCATGATGATTTATCTTGTTATTGGTGGGTGTGTACTCTTTGTTTACGGGAGGTGCAAACAGATGAATGACTTAAGCATGAAATTAACAGGACTCTGGAGCTGGAGACAATGACCAACAAATTCTTCTTGTTCCTGCAAAATCTCCTTTGGAGTTCAGTAAGATGCGTCCTCTATTTCCTTTGTCCAAGACCACTGACGTGAAGCTATTTGCTGCTATATTGTCTGGTCGCTTGGAAGCAGCTGCTATTGAACCACCTGCTTGTAAGTATTAAAAGTTCCATGCATATGCATTTTTGGAGAACGTGCAAGAAATTGGACATCTTAACATTAAGCAGTAGCATATATATACCACCAGCCTTATTGAACCTACAAATGTAAATTTTTTTTGCCAGACATGATTGCATCCTCCAATACAACGGATGAAACTATTGTGGCGGATTCTGATGTTGAAACTGATACTGCAATATCTGATCATACTGTTGCTGCTAGCAAGTCTCAGCACCATATTCTGCATATGTCTGACGATAAAGCAGAAAGTAAAGTTACAAGCAGTGTGAGTG is drawn from Aegilops tauschii subsp. strangulata cultivar AL8/78 chromosome 1, Aet v6.0, whole genome shotgun sequence and contains these coding sequences:
- the LOC109772932 gene encoding nibrin homolog, encoding MVWALTPVGTERGAQKYYISAAGTYTVGRKDCDIVQTETSISRVHAEIAVEKMVAWEPRSGAPASPSCVSVVDRSKYGTFVNKVQGTQGSRLRKDEVVVLSDGDTVTFGNGNMTFRFSFIPIVVFFHGKKSARIDRSLQAVMTSIGAYVTRKWIDTCTHVLVDESSPLTPELLDAIITKKPIILGNWFKAMAEKNIHTEIPSCTQYIPNLTLDGMDIKMVENKLMENCLAGHTFILGSSEKYKFGEKIQELLESTGAKYLSIEEFCANSQDSGAGDNDQQILLVPAKSPLEFSKMRPLFPLSKTTDVKLFAAILSGRLEAAAIEPPAYMIASSNTTDETIVADSDVETDTAISDHTVAASKSQHHILHMSDDKAESKVTSSVSAVNLEETNVSINIQNDLEKEEISEPMEEDVQVIEKTTISGFKAGGEHVRVINKVVQDEACDAVFVNKAPKDENLDSSREETCHVIFSQDLIVKRVLRPAPTVSTETGGVNFKRFKKRQTVSGNSFKALIPCAQEPYRESDYEKGTLNDFMREEKRRKQMESIAEDLFNNQKPQKKKAAAGSSIQTLLTGCR